From Zingiber officinale cultivar Zhangliang chromosome 5B, Zo_v1.1, whole genome shotgun sequence, the proteins below share one genomic window:
- the LOC121984645 gene encoding DEAD-box ATP-dependent RNA helicase 8-like isoform X1 — translation MNPRGRFPTPGMGNGRGGSGSANPGFYPRNPQQQQYVQRSQVHGQPGPQFQHQYQQQQQQWSRRNPMGSDFGTRVPAQSIQYEAIDSSSQDWKAQLNIPPPDTRYKTEDVTATKGNEFEDYFLKRELLMGIYEKGFERPSPIQEESIPIALTGSDILARAKNGTGKTAAFCIPALEKIDQDLNAIQVVILVPTRELALQTSQVCKELGKHLKIQIMVTTGGTSLKDDIMRLYQPVQLLVGTPGRILDLARKGICVLKDCSMLILDEADKLLSPEFQPSIEQLIQFLPDNRQILMFSATFPVTVKDFKDRYLPKPYVINLMDELTLKGITQYYAFVEERQKVHCLNTLFSKLQINQSIIFCNSVNRVELLAKKITELGYSCFYIHAKMLQDHRNRVFHDFRNGACRNLVCTDLFTRGIDIQAVNVVINFDFPKNSETYLHRVGRSGRFGHLGLAVNLITYEDRFNLYRMEQELGTEIKQIPPQIDQAIYCR, via the exons ATGAATCCTCGAGGAAGATTTCCTACGCCTGGGATGGGGAACGGTCGCGGAGGCAGTGGGAGTGCAAATCCTGGTTTTTATCCGAGGAATCCTCAGCAACAGCAGTACGTACAGCGGAGTCAAGTACACGGGCAGCCGGGTCCGCAGTTCCAGCACCAatatcagcagcagcagcagcagtggTCGAGGAGGAATCCAATGGGGAGCGACTTCGGGACTCGGGTACCGGCACAATCTATTCAATACGAGGCTATTGATTCTAG TTCCCAAGATTGGAAGGCACAATTGAACATACCACCTCCTGACACACGCTACAAGACAGAG GATGTAACTGCAACTAAAGGGAATGAGTTTGAAGACTATTTTCTGAAGCGAGAACTTCTTATGGGCATATATGAGAAGGGTTTTGAAAGGCCTTCACCTATTCAGGAAGAAAGCATTCCTATTGCACTCACTGGCAGTGACATTCTTGCTAGAGCTAAAAATGGGACAGGAAAGACGGCTGCATTTTGTATTCCTGCTCTTGAAAAAATTGACCAAGATCTCAATGCCATTCAAG TTGTTATATTAGTTCCAACAAGAGAATTAGCTCTTCAAACATCACAAGTTTGTAAGGAACTTGGAAAACATTTGAAGATTCAAATTATGGTTACTACTGGGGGAACTAGCCTGAAGGATGACATTATGCGTTTATATCAACCCGTCCAGTTGTTGGTTGGAACTCCTGGTCGAATACTTGATCTTGCAAGAAAAGGGATCTGTGTTTTGAAGGACTGTTCGATGCTTATATTAGATGAG GCTGACAAGCTTCTTTCTCCAGAGTTTCAGCCATCAATAGAACAACTTATTCAGTTTCTTCCTGATAATAGGCAAATTTTAATGTTTTCAGCAACATTTCCTGTAACTGTTAAGGATTTTAAGGACAGATACCTTCCAAAACCCTATGTTATCAATCTGATGGATGAACTCACACTGAAGGGAATAACACAATACTATGCTTTTGTTGAAGAGAGGCAGAAGGTGCACTGCCTGAATACCCTTTTCTCAAAG CTTCAAATTAATCAATCTATTATTTTCTGTAATTCTGTTAACCGAGTGGAGCTATTAGCAAAGAAAATCACTGAGTTGGGCTATTCTTGCTTCTATATTCATGCTAAAATGTTGCAAGATCACAGAAATCGTGTTTTCCATGACTTCCGCAATGGTGCATGCAGGAATCTTGTTTGCACAG ATCTCTTTACCAGGGGAATTGATATTCAAGCTGTTAATGTTGTCATCAATTTTGATTTCCCAAAGAACTCTGAAACATATCTTCACAGG GTTGGTCGTTCGGGAAGGTTTGGTCACCTTGGTTTAGCTGTCAATCTTATCACCTATGAGGATCGCTTTAATTT ATATCGAATGGAGCAAGAACTTGGCACAGAAATAAAACAGATTcctccacagatcgatcaggctATATACTGTCGGTGA
- the LOC121984645 gene encoding DEAD-box ATP-dependent RNA helicase 8-like isoform X2, with amino-acid sequence MNPRGRFPTPGMGNGRGGSGSANPGFYPRNPQQQQYVQRSQVHGQPGPQFQHQYQQQQQQWSRRNPMGSDFGTRVPAQSIQYEAIDSSSQDWKAQLNIPPPDTRYKTEDVTATKGNEFEDYFLKRELLMGIYEKGFERPSPIQEESIPIALTGSDILARAKNGTGKTAAFCIPALEKIDQDLNAIQVVILVPTRELALQTSQVCKELGKHLKIQIMVTTGGTSLKDDIMRLYQPVQLLVGTPGRILDLARKGICVLKDCSMLILDEADKLLSPEFQPSIEQLIQFLPDNRQILMFSATFPVTVKDFKDRYLPKPYVINLMDELTLKGITQYYAFVEERQKVHCLNTLFSKLQINQSIIFCNSVNRVELLAKKITELGYSCFYIHAKMLQDHRNRVFHDFRNGACRNLVCTDKSIPNQ; translated from the exons ATGAATCCTCGAGGAAGATTTCCTACGCCTGGGATGGGGAACGGTCGCGGAGGCAGTGGGAGTGCAAATCCTGGTTTTTATCCGAGGAATCCTCAGCAACAGCAGTACGTACAGCGGAGTCAAGTACACGGGCAGCCGGGTCCGCAGTTCCAGCACCAatatcagcagcagcagcagcagtggTCGAGGAGGAATCCAATGGGGAGCGACTTCGGGACTCGGGTACCGGCACAATCTATTCAATACGAGGCTATTGATTCTAG TTCCCAAGATTGGAAGGCACAATTGAACATACCACCTCCTGACACACGCTACAAGACAGAG GATGTAACTGCAACTAAAGGGAATGAGTTTGAAGACTATTTTCTGAAGCGAGAACTTCTTATGGGCATATATGAGAAGGGTTTTGAAAGGCCTTCACCTATTCAGGAAGAAAGCATTCCTATTGCACTCACTGGCAGTGACATTCTTGCTAGAGCTAAAAATGGGACAGGAAAGACGGCTGCATTTTGTATTCCTGCTCTTGAAAAAATTGACCAAGATCTCAATGCCATTCAAG TTGTTATATTAGTTCCAACAAGAGAATTAGCTCTTCAAACATCACAAGTTTGTAAGGAACTTGGAAAACATTTGAAGATTCAAATTATGGTTACTACTGGGGGAACTAGCCTGAAGGATGACATTATGCGTTTATATCAACCCGTCCAGTTGTTGGTTGGAACTCCTGGTCGAATACTTGATCTTGCAAGAAAAGGGATCTGTGTTTTGAAGGACTGTTCGATGCTTATATTAGATGAG GCTGACAAGCTTCTTTCTCCAGAGTTTCAGCCATCAATAGAACAACTTATTCAGTTTCTTCCTGATAATAGGCAAATTTTAATGTTTTCAGCAACATTTCCTGTAACTGTTAAGGATTTTAAGGACAGATACCTTCCAAAACCCTATGTTATCAATCTGATGGATGAACTCACACTGAAGGGAATAACACAATACTATGCTTTTGTTGAAGAGAGGCAGAAGGTGCACTGCCTGAATACCCTTTTCTCAAAG CTTCAAATTAATCAATCTATTATTTTCTGTAATTCTGTTAACCGAGTGGAGCTATTAGCAAAGAAAATCACTGAGTTGGGCTATTCTTGCTTCTATATTCATGCTAAAATGTTGCAAGATCACAGAAATCGTGTTTTCCATGACTTCCGCAATGGTGCATGCAGGAATCTTGTTTGCACAG ACAAATCCATCCCCAACCAATGA
- the LOC121987530 gene encoding actin-depolymerizing factor 1-like, which produces MAVHDDCKLKFMELKAKRNFRFIIFKIDENVQQVIIDKLGQPNQSYEDFTLAFPANECRYAVFDFDFITDEHCQKSKIFFISWAPDTSKVRSKMLYASSKDKFKRELDGIQVELQATDPSEMSFDIVKARAL; this is translated from the exons ATGGCAGTGCACGACGATTGTAAGCTAAAATTCATGGAACTGAAGGCTAAGAGAAATTTTCGCTTCATCATCTTTAAAATCGATGAGAATGTGCAACAAGTCATAATAGACAAGCTCGGTCAACCGAATCAGAGCTATGAGGATTTCACTTTAGCCTTTCCGGCCAATGAGTGTCGTTATGCCGTGTTTGATTTCGACTTCATCACCGACGAGCATTGCCAAAAGAGCAAGATCTTCTTTATTTCTTG GGCTCCCGATACATCGAAGGTGAGGAGTAAAATGTTGTATGCCAGTTCCAAAGACAAGTTCAAAAGGGAACTCGATGGAATTCAAGTTGAGTTACAAGCAACGGATCCAAGTGAAATGAGCTTCGATATCGTGAAAGCCCGAGCCTTATAA
- the LOC121987528 gene encoding thioredoxin 1-like, translating to MAAAILESLIVPSHPTAAPRAGRRAGVIPRFSGLRCGSLPPRITASRSRAVIRRVAAVVCEAQETAVQLPEISKDAWQTRVLGSDVPVLIDFWAPWCGPCRMIEPTIAKLAKVYEGKLKCYKLNTDENPEIANQYGIRSIPTVMIFKNGEKKDTVIGAVPESTLASSIEKFI from the exons ATGGCCGCTGCAATCCTCGAGTCGCTGATCGTCCCGTCCCATCCCACCGCCGCGCCGAGAGCCGGCCGTCGAGCGGGGGTCATCCCCCGGTTCAGCGGCCTCAGATGCGGTTCGCTTCCCCCCAGGATAACGGCGTCGAGATCGAGGGCCGTCATCAGGAGGGTGGCCGCCGTCGTCTGCGAGGCGCAGGAAACCGCGGTCCAGC TCCCAGAGATATCGAAAGATGCATGGCAAACACGCGTTCTGGGTTCGGATGTTCCAGTTCTGATCGACTTTTGGGCTCCTTGGTGCGGACCATGTCGAATGATCGAGCCGACCATAGCCAAACTAGCAAAGGTTTACGAAGGCAAGCTGAAATGTTACAAGCTCAACACTGACGAAAACCCTGAAATAGCTAATCAATACGGAATCCGGAGCATCCCGACTGTAATGATCTTCAAAAATGGAGAGAAGAAGGATACTGTGATCGGAGCTGTGCCGGAATCTACTCTGGCCAGTTCTATCGAAAAGTTCATCTAG